Proteins from a single region of Apium graveolens cultivar Ventura chromosome 7, ASM990537v1, whole genome shotgun sequence:
- the LOC141674492 gene encoding uncharacterized protein LOC141674492 isoform X1, with the protein MEASGDEDLSPEQDKIGPDYFGYYTREVAYLLSLEEGYFPCASQTFELADRNRGIISEIDSSKHIYTGKDESSSGISALFCNALGASFSDFKKERLNALLRQSVPLLTQEVKEIEDPVIALHRIQRYKEKVSTSPAANGGNPRKKLKLCSSSSSIRSTSPTSSNHSIEVSDDMQVLLRTEGPKVEETMKKMSDELSVMLERKKKQLEQLLDIVMFNFRPMTLVEKQQLRKLIWKLPPKNLNRVVELIQHSQPSTNSSPDEIFVDIENLGNTTLWRLYYYIQTFETAQKNRRLVTPHFGDCITIFKHLRPLRKTVVCNFAKALQNHCITLTSKEFCYSHSCSEESISQL; encoded by the exons ATGGAAGCTTCAGGCGATGAGGACTTATCCCCAGAGCAAGATAAAATTGGACCAGATTATTTTGGTTACTATACACGTGAAGTTGCATACCTGCTTTCGCTAGAAGAAGGGTACTTCCCATGTGCATCTCAGACTTTTGAATTGGCTGATAGAAATCGTGGAATCATCAGCGAGATAGATTCTTCTAAACACATTTACACAGGAAAAGATGAAAGTAGTTCTGGGATCAGTGCCTTGTTTTGTAATGCTCTAGGAGCAAgcttttctgattttaagaaggAAAGATTAAATGCATTGCTTCGACAGAGTGTGCCTCTTCTCACACAGGAAGTTAAAGAG ATTGAAGACCCAGTCATTGCTTTGCATCGAATACAAAGATATAAGGAGAAAGTTTCAACCTCTCCTGCGGCGAATGGTGGAAATCCTCGTAAAAAACTCAAGCTGTGTTCTTCATCATCTTCTATCCGTTCCACTAGTCCTACTAGTTCCAATCATAGTATAGAG GTCAGTGATGATATGCAGGTGCTTCTTAGAACTGAAGGTCCTAAGGTAGaggaaacaatgaagaaaatgtcAGATGAACTATCTGTAATG CTAGAACGCAAGAAAAAGCAGCTTGAACAACTTCTGGACATAGTTATGTTTAATTTCAG GCCGATGACCCTGGTAGAAAAGCAACAGCTTCGGAAGCTGATATGGAAACTACCACCCAAAAATCTTAACCGTGTTGTGGAACTCATTCAGCATAGTCAACCTTCGACAAACAGTTCACCTGATGAGATTTTTGTTGATATAGAAAACTTG GGTAACACCACACTTTGGAGATTGTATTACTATATTCAAACATTTGAGACCGCTCAGAAAAACCGTCGTTT GGTAACACCACACTTTGGAGATTGTATTACTATATTCAAACATTTGAGACCGCTCAGAAAAACCGTCGTTTGTAACTTTGCCAAAGCATTACAAAATCATTGTATTACTTTAACGTCAAAAGAGTTTTGTTATTCTCACAGTTGTAGCGAAGAAAGTATCTCACAGTTGTAG
- the LOC141674492 gene encoding uncharacterized protein LOC141674492 isoform X2 — MEASGDEDLSPEQDKIGPDYFGYYTREVAYLLSLEEGYFPCASQTFELADRNRGIISEIDSSKHIYTGKDESSSGISALFCNALGASFSDFKKERLNALLRQSVPLLTQEVKEIEDPVIALHRIQRYKEKVSTSPAANGGNPRKKLKLCSSSSSIRSTSPTSSNHSIEVLLRTEGPKVEETMKKMSDELSVMLERKKKQLEQLLDIVMFNFRPMTLVEKQQLRKLIWKLPPKNLNRVVELIQHSQPSTNSSPDEIFVDIENLGNTTLWRLYYYIQTFETAQKNRRLVTPHFGDCITIFKHLRPLRKTVVCNFAKALQNHCITLTSKEFCYSHSCSEESISQL, encoded by the exons ATGGAAGCTTCAGGCGATGAGGACTTATCCCCAGAGCAAGATAAAATTGGACCAGATTATTTTGGTTACTATACACGTGAAGTTGCATACCTGCTTTCGCTAGAAGAAGGGTACTTCCCATGTGCATCTCAGACTTTTGAATTGGCTGATAGAAATCGTGGAATCATCAGCGAGATAGATTCTTCTAAACACATTTACACAGGAAAAGATGAAAGTAGTTCTGGGATCAGTGCCTTGTTTTGTAATGCTCTAGGAGCAAgcttttctgattttaagaaggAAAGATTAAATGCATTGCTTCGACAGAGTGTGCCTCTTCTCACACAGGAAGTTAAAGAG ATTGAAGACCCAGTCATTGCTTTGCATCGAATACAAAGATATAAGGAGAAAGTTTCAACCTCTCCTGCGGCGAATGGTGGAAATCCTCGTAAAAAACTCAAGCTGTGTTCTTCATCATCTTCTATCCGTTCCACTAGTCCTACTAGTTCCAATCATAGTATAGAG GTGCTTCTTAGAACTGAAGGTCCTAAGGTAGaggaaacaatgaagaaaatgtcAGATGAACTATCTGTAATG CTAGAACGCAAGAAAAAGCAGCTTGAACAACTTCTGGACATAGTTATGTTTAATTTCAG GCCGATGACCCTGGTAGAAAAGCAACAGCTTCGGAAGCTGATATGGAAACTACCACCCAAAAATCTTAACCGTGTTGTGGAACTCATTCAGCATAGTCAACCTTCGACAAACAGTTCACCTGATGAGATTTTTGTTGATATAGAAAACTTG GGTAACACCACACTTTGGAGATTGTATTACTATATTCAAACATTTGAGACCGCTCAGAAAAACCGTCGTTT GGTAACACCACACTTTGGAGATTGTATTACTATATTCAAACATTTGAGACCGCTCAGAAAAACCGTCGTTTGTAACTTTGCCAAAGCATTACAAAATCATTGTATTACTTTAACGTCAAAAGAGTTTTGTTATTCTCACAGTTGTAGCGAAGAAAGTATCTCACAGTTGTAG
- the LOC141674492 gene encoding uncharacterized protein LOC141674492 isoform X3 → MEASGDEDLSPEQDKIGPDYFGYYTREVAYLLSLEEGYFPCASQTFELADRNRGIISEIDSSKHIYTGKDESSSGISALFCNALGASFSDFKKERLNALLRQSVPLLTQEVKEIEDPVIALHRIQRYKEKVSTSPAANGGNPRKKLKLCSSSSSIRSTSPTSSNHSIEVSDDMQVLLRTEGPKVEETMKKMSDELSVMLERKKKQLEQLLDIVMFNFRPMTLVEKQQLRKLIWKLPPKNLNRVVELIQHSQPSTNSSPDEIFVDIENLGNTTLWRLYYYIQTFETAQKNRRL, encoded by the exons ATGGAAGCTTCAGGCGATGAGGACTTATCCCCAGAGCAAGATAAAATTGGACCAGATTATTTTGGTTACTATACACGTGAAGTTGCATACCTGCTTTCGCTAGAAGAAGGGTACTTCCCATGTGCATCTCAGACTTTTGAATTGGCTGATAGAAATCGTGGAATCATCAGCGAGATAGATTCTTCTAAACACATTTACACAGGAAAAGATGAAAGTAGTTCTGGGATCAGTGCCTTGTTTTGTAATGCTCTAGGAGCAAgcttttctgattttaagaaggAAAGATTAAATGCATTGCTTCGACAGAGTGTGCCTCTTCTCACACAGGAAGTTAAAGAG ATTGAAGACCCAGTCATTGCTTTGCATCGAATACAAAGATATAAGGAGAAAGTTTCAACCTCTCCTGCGGCGAATGGTGGAAATCCTCGTAAAAAACTCAAGCTGTGTTCTTCATCATCTTCTATCCGTTCCACTAGTCCTACTAGTTCCAATCATAGTATAGAG GTCAGTGATGATATGCAGGTGCTTCTTAGAACTGAAGGTCCTAAGGTAGaggaaacaatgaagaaaatgtcAGATGAACTATCTGTAATG CTAGAACGCAAGAAAAAGCAGCTTGAACAACTTCTGGACATAGTTATGTTTAATTTCAG GCCGATGACCCTGGTAGAAAAGCAACAGCTTCGGAAGCTGATATGGAAACTACCACCCAAAAATCTTAACCGTGTTGTGGAACTCATTCAGCATAGTCAACCTTCGACAAACAGTTCACCTGATGAGATTTTTGTTGATATAGAAAACTTG GGTAACACCACACTTTGGAGATTGTATTACTATATTCAAACATTTGAGACCGCTCAGAAAAACCGTCGTTTGTAA
- the LOC141674492 gene encoding uncharacterized protein LOC141674492 isoform X4, protein MEASGDEDLSPEQDKIGPDYFGYYTREVAYLLSLEEGYFPCASQTFELADRNRGIISEIDSSKHIYTGKDESSSGISALFCNALGASFSDFKKERLNALLRQSVPLLTQEVKEIEDPVIALHRIQRYKEKVSTSPAANGGNPRKKLKLCSSSSSIRSTSPTSSNHSIEVSDDMQVLLRTEGPKVEETMKKMSDELSVMLERKKKQLEQLLDIVMFNFRPMTLVEKQQLRKLIWKLPPKNLNRVVELIQHSQPSTNSSPDEIFVDIENLGNTTLWRLYYYIQTFETAQKNRR, encoded by the exons ATGGAAGCTTCAGGCGATGAGGACTTATCCCCAGAGCAAGATAAAATTGGACCAGATTATTTTGGTTACTATACACGTGAAGTTGCATACCTGCTTTCGCTAGAAGAAGGGTACTTCCCATGTGCATCTCAGACTTTTGAATTGGCTGATAGAAATCGTGGAATCATCAGCGAGATAGATTCTTCTAAACACATTTACACAGGAAAAGATGAAAGTAGTTCTGGGATCAGTGCCTTGTTTTGTAATGCTCTAGGAGCAAgcttttctgattttaagaaggAAAGATTAAATGCATTGCTTCGACAGAGTGTGCCTCTTCTCACACAGGAAGTTAAAGAG ATTGAAGACCCAGTCATTGCTTTGCATCGAATACAAAGATATAAGGAGAAAGTTTCAACCTCTCCTGCGGCGAATGGTGGAAATCCTCGTAAAAAACTCAAGCTGTGTTCTTCATCATCTTCTATCCGTTCCACTAGTCCTACTAGTTCCAATCATAGTATAGAG GTCAGTGATGATATGCAGGTGCTTCTTAGAACTGAAGGTCCTAAGGTAGaggaaacaatgaagaaaatgtcAGATGAACTATCTGTAATG CTAGAACGCAAGAAAAAGCAGCTTGAACAACTTCTGGACATAGTTATGTTTAATTTCAG GCCGATGACCCTGGTAGAAAAGCAACAGCTTCGGAAGCTGATATGGAAACTACCACCCAAAAATCTTAACCGTGTTGTGGAACTCATTCAGCATAGTCAACCTTCGACAAACAGTTCACCTGATGAGATTTTTGTTGATATAGAAAACTTG GGTAACACCACACTTTGGAGATTGTATTACTATATTCAAACATTTGAGACCGCTCAGAAAAACCGTC GGTAA